The DNA region GATCTCCTCCCAATAGGGCAGAAAAAATCACGTGTGTTCTGCATATGTACGGCAAGTCTATCGACAAGCGCCTTGTCTTAGCCATCTTTGATGACCTCGATGGATCGCAAATCAAAGATTTGCTTGGCTAAGGCCACCCCTTATGGGGTTGCCCGCTCGCAAATCAAAGATTTGCTCCTCGCTTCGACCGCCGTGAGCGGTCTCAGCGATCGCAAGCCTATCGACTTGCTCATCACCTCCACCATGACAGCAGATTTCATTCAGACAGCAATCTCGAAGTCCGCAAAGCGGATCTTCACCGCAGAGTTTACGAACGCCGCCGCGTATGATGCGATCGTCGCAGAAATTACCGGCGTGGATAACCCCCTCGGCCTTGCCGAAGTCGAACTCGGGAAGCAGACCTACAAGACCTATGTCGGCTACTTCGACCCGAACACTTCCGAGATGAACGGCAAGGTTCAGGTCACGGCATACACCCGTGCTGAGTATGCCGCGGCAATTACCGCCCTTACCGGCAGTGCGGATCTCAAGACCGCATTCGGGAACGGCGGTACGGCAGAGACCTCCGAGATCGGTACCGAAGCGACCTGGAACGTCCGCATTTCCGCGAAGCTTGGGACCGATACTTTCCAGATCAGTCTCAACCGCGATTCGATGACCGTCTCCGGCTATGCCGATGACGCCACCCTTGCAGCGGTCGATGCCTGGGCAGACACCAAGCCGGCCCTGAACTAACGGGAGGCGGAGATGCAGATCTCCAGACGCCTCCGGAAGCTCATCATGCTCTTCCTCGGGTTTCTCATCATGCTTTTTGGGAAACTCGTCGAGGGGTTTGTAGAATCCGGAAAATAACATAAAAACGGGGTTGCGAGCTTTGTCGCTGGGCAGAGGTGAACACACCTCTCCCGGCGATTTTTCTATTTTTTCAATACGGATTCCATACAGGAAATCAACGATATCCCCACTGCAGACTGATTCGCAGGGCAAAGCCTTGCTCGGTTGAGGGATCTAAGGCCCCCTCCTCCGTTGAGGCCGCCCCTAACGGGAGAACGTCAGATGATCCCCTTACCTCTGATTTATCTCATCACGCTCCAAAGATACTATGACTGCCTGCTATAATCGGCCGGTGAAATACTGATTTAATAGCAGGACAGATATGACAATGCAGATAACAGGAAGGAACGATGGCAGATTTTGAACTGGAAATGACAAACAAACCCGTCAAAAAGCGGGAAGAATTATTGGGAAAAGTCCTCGACCTCAAAGAACTGGTCTCCTATCAGGAAGGGGCGGTTTCGAGCCGGATGATCGTCAGTAATAAATCAGGGAGCATCACCGTCTTTTCGTTCGATGAAGATGAAGGACTTTCCGAACACACCGCTCCATATGACGCCGTGGTCACGATCATCGACGGCGAATGCGAGGTATGGATCGCCGGCAATACCCTCCAGATGAAAACGGGCGATACTATCATATTCCCGGCAAATGCCCCCCACGCGCTCAGTGCCATAACAAAATTCAAAATGACTCTGACCATGATCCGGGGGTAACTGAGATGAGCGGGAATGATACAGACGGATATTACTGCACGATTTGCGGAGGTATCCCGCCGGACAGGATCCACATCCGGCATATACTCGTAGACGACAAAGCAACCGGGATCGACAAACTGGACTGGATCATTGCCGAGGTGAAAAAATTACATCTTACCGATGACACCGCCATCACCGAAGAACTGCTCAAACGGACAAAGGTGCTCAACTACGTTCCCACAAAAAAGACAGAGGCATATGAGAAAGCTCTGCTGAAGGAATATAAAGATACAACGCAGTAACGCCTTGGTCGTTCCTTCCCCGGATCCTGGAAAAACCCGGGAAGGAACGGCAGTTCGACAGGAGGGAAAATGTTGCCGGTTTTTCTCTTCGCTAACTTCTCTTTTTTTGTTTAATCGAATGATAACGAAACAACAGAGAAACCCGCACGCAAATCTTTGATTTGCACGCATTAGCCTGAGAGAGCACCCGAACACATGGAAAATGCGATTCAAACGAGGCTCGAAGACCCGAGTCGGAGAGCAACGCGAAGCTTTGCGAGTGGGAGGAATCGCGGAGGCGTGAGAGCCAAAGGCTTGCGTGCCGCCTCAAATGGGCAAAGCCAATTTGGGCTTATTCGCGGTTACATAAATTCAGGTTTCCACACCTAGCCGTATCCTTCCCAAATTGGATTGAGAGCACACCGCGTAACTCCTATTTAAAAAAATATGACACCCCCCCTTCAATCCTCCAGGATCATGTAACTGGCAAAGTAGGTATCATTCCCCACTGGTTCGACGTAATCCAGAACATACACTTCCCTTTGATAATTCTGATCCCAAGTGAGCATATACATCAGACCTCCGCCGGACATACCGAGAGATATCCCCTCCCGGACAAACGACATGCCGTATGAGTTGATTAAACCTAACTGATTTGTTCCAACAAGCGATTTGTCGCTGGAAAAAGCAAGAATTGTGCCGTTTCCCGTGACCGCAAATGGATAGAGCCCTTCTCGTTGGAATCCACTTTCCGGATCCATCATCATTTCTGTTACAGAAGAGATACCATCGACTGCTGCAAGATAATGCATGGTCCTTACCTGGCTGATCAATTCATTTCGTTTCTGCCAGTCGATACTGACCGTATGGGAAAACGAGGCATTATGTTCATACATTCCTGCTCCGAGGAACCACTCGTTGTTAATGGGCAGTACATAGGACAGTTTTAATTCTGTTATGTAATTCTGGTTTGGATTTGGATACAGATAAAATACATATCCGCCTCCCTGTTGTGCCCGGGCGATCTGTCTCTGTATATATTTCACTCCGGTCGAATCTTCTGCTGACCAGGAATCCTTCCCGACAAGGGCCGGCTGATACGGGTGTGACAATATCGTGCCGTTCATATCTCCGGCGAAGATATACATCTCGCCGTCAATGAACTCCCCGTTTGGATCATCGAATGCTGCAAGTGCCTTCTCTTCTCCCTCTTTATTGGCATAAACGAAGGCATTCACTACAAAGGTTTTTATCTCTTCCGGGGTGGTTGTGCTCTCTTCAATTTCACCAGGTTTTGGGAAATTGTCGACAAGCACGACCCGCCATGTTTGTCCATATCCGGGTTCTACTGTATTCCATATGGCGTTCCTCTGAGAAGTATTGTTCAATTCGGCTGAATAGTAAATGTAGGATACATCTCCCGACTCGTTTTTGAGGATCTCTGCGGCTGCTTTGGTGAATGAAGGTGTATTCCCTAGTGACGGGTTCGTGAGATCGACCCCGATTTGCCGCGTATCCTCATCATAGATCACGCTCCCGTCGTCCTGAGTGACCCAAACGGTGTACCCGTATTCCGTTCTCAGTCTCTCCGCCGGTCCGGAGAAGAGATACCCTGAATCCATAATTACCTGCAGGGTCCCGTCAAAATTACCCTCTGCGTCATAGATCGGTGCGCTGACCTTTATTCCGCTTTCACCGTTTTGGAATGCGGTGTATTTGGATATGATACACTGCGATCCGGCGGCTTTGAACTCTTCTTCGGCATACTGGTTAGTTATGATCTCCACGCCGATCAGCGAAAGTTTATCTGATTCCCCGGTAATCATCGTCAGGACGTTATCTTTATCGATGCGTTCGACATCATAGGAAAGCGGGATCTCACTTTTGAGTTTCATTATGGTCAGATATACTGAGGGGTCATCTGCCGGCACGCCGTCGAGTTCCCGTGCGGCATTCCAGACCGATGCGGTTATCTGCTTCATCTGATCATCGATCGTCTGAATATACGGGTCGAGGACATCGTCCATCTCGGCATAATATTCCTCGGAAACCGGCTGGAGTGTCGGGCCCTCCTGAACGGGAGTAATACAGCCGGATGCGGAGATGAAAAGAAGAACTATCAGTATAAAGAGGATCTTTGAAAAAGCATGTCGTATCATGATCGGATTCCTTAGTGAACAATAGTAAAGGGAAAGTTCTTATATCTTTTTATCGTGGGACTATCTCTCTGATTTTTCTTGGAAATGTTTCGAGAGATAAAAAAATTAGGTTATTTTCTCTTGTATTCCTCATTCAAGAATCATAAAACTTGCAAAGTAGGCATCGTCATCTGCCGGAACCACATATACCAGTATAAAAATCTCTTTGTTTAGTGTGGAATCCCAGAGAAGAGTATACATCAGTCCTCCTCCCTCTTTCCCAAGTGATATGCCTTCCCGTATGAGTGATATGTCTAATGAATTTACTCTCCCAAGCTGATTCGTACCTACAATGTCCGGATTTCTTGCAAATGCCAGTACGGTCCCGTTTTCGGTGATCGCCATCGGGTATAATCCTTCGACCTGGATATCACTGTTTGGATCCATCATCATGTCAGTAACTGCAGAGACCCCCTCGACTTCTGCAAGATACTGCATGGTTCGAACCTGCTTGATAAGTTCGTTTCGCTTCTGCCAGTCAACACTGGTCGAGTGGGCAAGCAAGGTGTTGTGTTCATATATTCCCGCACCGATGAACCACTCGTTATCTATCGGCATCACATAGGCCAATTTTAATTCGGTTGCGAAATCCTGTGTCGGATTTGGATAGAGGTACATGACATATCCGCCGCCCTGTTCTGCGCGTGCGATCTGTCTTTGAATGTATTTAACCCCAGTTGTATCTTCTGCCATCCATTGATCCGTTCCGATAAGAGCCGGCTGATATGGAAGTGAAAGCATTGTCCCATTCAGAGTTTCGGCGAATATGTACAGTTCTCCATCGATAAACTCTCCTTTTGGATCATTGAACGCCGCCAAGGCCTCGGTTTTTTCATGTGTCCGTGCATAGACATAGGCATTGGTGACGAAGGCTTTCAGTTCGTCCTGGGTAACCGTGAGTTCGCTCGTCATACGCGGCATCGGGACGTTGTCGATAAGCACGACCCGCCAGTTCTGTCCGTATCCTGGGTCGAGAGTACTCCATACGGCATTCGTCTGATTGATATCATGCCAGTCTAGCGTATAGAATATGTAGGATGTCTGTCCTGATTCGTTTGCGAGGATATCTGCGATCGCCGAGTTCAATGAAGGGGTATATGCCGATGTGGGTTTCGTGAGGTTTACTCCTATCTCCTGCGTGTCCTCGTCATAAATCACGATTCCGTCGTCCTGAACGGCCCAGACGGTATACCCGTATTTCGTTCTCAGTTCCTCTGCAGGTCCGGAGAAGAGATACCCTACATCCAGAGCTACCTGAAGGGTACCGTCAAAATTCCCGTTTGCATCGTAGACCGGTGCGATGACCATAACCCCCTGCTCGCCGTTATCAAAGAGGGTGAACGGGGATATCGTACAATTCTCACCTGCAGCTTTGAGTTCTTCTTCGGTGTATTGGTTTTCTCCGATATATGTCCCGACAGACCACTCGATATACTGTTCATTGGTAACGGCCCGTAAGACGTTGTCTTTGTCGAGGCGTCCGGAATCAAAGGACAGCGGTATCTCGCTTTTCAGTTTCAGTAATGCCAGATCGACCGCAGGATCGTCCATCGGCACGCCGTCGAGTTCCCGTGCCGTCTCCCAAACCAATGCAGTAATTTCCTGCATCTGCTCATCGACGGTCTGCATGTAAGGATACAGAACCGTATCCATCTTGGCATAATATTCATCTGAGACTGGTTGAAGTTCCGGGGTTTCCTGTTTCTCTTGAATGCAGCCGGATGCGGATATGAAAAGAAGAACGACTAGGATAAAGAGGATCTTCGAAAAAGCATGTCGTAGCATAATCAGACTCCTTAGTGAACAATTGTAGGGGGAAAGTTCTTATAGCTTTTGTTGTGGGGTATTATTTGGGAGGATCAGCGGAGCTGAGGTAATAAAAAATGTGGAAATTTTTGCGTCTAAGGGCACTCATACTATTATCGAAGAGAGTGTAATCACTTACTTTAGAAAAAAAGGATTGATTTATGTGAATTTTATGGTAGTCAGCTTTAGGAGCTGCGTTTTTCCGTCTGAAAATACACCGCGAACGGCAATATCCCTTACACCTGTTACGCCGGCGCATGCCTCCGTAAAGTAGATTTCTCCGGTCCCTGAATTTGGTGCTGGTTTTAGGCTGACTGATTGCGGCAGCGAAACTCCTTCGATCTCAAGAGAGACCATGGTAAGTTCATCAACTCTGCGTCCTTCATAGATCGTAACGATCACATCATTGCCGACCACAAACACATGCAGAAGTACGTCCGGGTCTTCAAGTGATTTATCGATGACGTATCCGGTTCCAAGAAGTGCGACACTGGCACAGGCCGCTACGATTATGATTGAAACAATAGCTAAAACGCTTGCCATCACCAGGCGTTTCTCTTTTTGACTCTGTTTCTTATATTTTAGCGCCATTGTTCACTCCAAACGCATCATACTGCCGTAGTAGGTCTCTTCATCGGCGGGTTCCACATAAATGAGTACATACACCTCTTTTTTCAGATCTGCGTCCCAAACAAGGCTGTACATCAACCCCCCTCCTGATTCTGCCAGAGAGATGATCTCCCGTACCGGGGACATGTCATAGGAATTTGTGTACCCAAGCCGGTTCTTTCCCGTCATCGACGGGTTGTGTGCATTGCCAAGGACGGTTCCCTCTGGATCCAGAGCAAAAGGATACAGCCCATCGACCTGGATCGTACTGTTTGGATCATTGATCATCTGCAGCAACTCCTCTTTTTGGAGGGTGGTGGAAAGATACTGGAGTCCCCTGACTTGGGAGATCAGCTGATTTCGGTCTTCCCAGCTGTAGTTGAGGGACATGGTTCCCGGATAGATTCCAGCTCCAATCAGCCAGTCTTCATCGACGGACATGACATATGACAACTTCAACTCAGGCAGAAACTTGTCGCTCGGGTTTGGATACTGATAATACACGAACCCTCCTCCGAATTTCGCTTTGTCGATAAAACGCTGGAGAGGTCTCACTCCGACGATATCTTCTCCGTACCATCGGTTTGTTCCGACAAGGCTCTGCTGATACGGCAGAGCAAGTGTCGTTCCGTTCATATCGTAGGCAAAGATGTAGAGTTCACCGTCAATGAACTCCCCATTCGGGTCATTGAACACACGGAGTGCCTCTTCTTTGGTGTGAGTCTGGGTGTAAATGTATGCTTTTTCAACAAATGCTTTCAGATCATCGACGGTAGGCCTTCTGTTTTGATTCGGATCGAAGTTGGAATTGTCACTAAGAACAACTCTCCATTCAATGCCGTTTGGCAGATCGATCGTATTCCACACGGCGTTTGCCTGTACGTAATCGGTCCATCCGACATTTTGAAACATATATGATACGTTCCCCTGTTTTTCTTCAGCTATAAGGTGCATCGCACTGCTGATGGTCGGTTCACTGTACAACGGGTCGGTCAATACGTTTTTGTCGAGTTCTTCGATATCTTCATCATAGATTTGTACGCCGTCCGGCTGGATCGACCAGACGGTGTATCCTTCCTGCATTTTGAGTTCGTTCACCGGTCCGGAAAAAAGGTAGACTGGGTTCAGCGAGACGCGAAGCGACGCTATGTATGTGCCGTTTTCGTCATAGATCGGGGCAATGATGAGAACACCTCTTTCTCCGGTGATAAATGTGATGGGTTTTGTGATAATGCAGCCATTCGTCGTATTGGTGAAATCCGCATCGCTGGTCGAGATTCCAGCTTGTTTCCCGATAAGATTCTGTTTATCCTGTTTGCTGATCACCGCAAGAAAGGTGTTGTCTGCACTGACGACATATACGTCATATGCGGCAGGGATGTCGCGGCGAAGCTGTAATAAGGCCTGGTTCAACGTTTGGCTGTCTGGTGTGGTTCCCGTAAGATTACCTGCAGTGCTGTTTGTAAGGATGAATATTTCGTTGAGTTGTTCTTCGATTGTCGGGATAAACTCGTCCAATGAACTCTGCATATCGGCCAATTTTGCAGTGGAGACCGGTTCCAGCTGTCGGGTTGTAATACACCCGGTGGCGAGAATTAGTGCCAGGATCAGACATATTATGATAAAATGTATTGTTTGCCGCTTCATTGTGTCATGATCCAGAACTATATATTTACTTTTTTACGCCTTCCGGTATATTATATCTTGTTTATTCTCATGTAGTTTTTGTCCATTTTTTTAGGAGCATTAGGTTCTTCCACCTTCTTGAATGGAGCTTCAATTTCCTATTTCGCGGCATAATTGTGTTATTTTCGAGTTGGGGGTGACATATGCAGAGAGGAAACCTTATATTCAAATGGGAAATTTCGGCCGTAATTTTGAATAAAAAGGCAATGGGACGGAATATACCGATAATTGATCTACTACTCACACGCAAACCTTCAAAAATGAGTTGAAAACCAATTTTGAGTGTCATGGGCCTTATTCGCACTGCGCGTCTGCGCGGTGGTTTTTCCCTCGAATGTGATTTGGGAAATGCATTTTAATGTGCCGCATAGGGAAAGTATTGGGGGATGTCCTTTCCAACAGCTGGAAAATACAGTACAAATAATAGGCCCTGGATGAAAATAACATAAGAGTAATCCCATGCGGTATCATTATACAAAAAACACCCTTTATGTCAGGGGAACATTCCATGCGGTCAGTACCGGTGTCGACGGCGGTCTCAGGGATGTTTCCACGCTTCTCAATCACACTGTTGACAAGGAGTTCGATCATAACGATCCGCTTGCATTCATCCGCGGTCTCTTGGCCGATGCAAAGTATGCAGATGATGGATTCGGCCTTCTCACCGCCGTTTCGATGAAGGATCTCTGTATTCTCCAGTATGATTATATCACGGTTTTCGTTACCGCAGGGGTTTCCAATCCGAATCCGGATCCGACCAAACCGCATACGATCAATATCATCGTCACCTCGAACGAGGGTTTTTCCGATGCCGCTCTTCTTGAAACGATAATCACCGTCACCGAGGCGAAAGCTCATGCCCTGCGGCTTTTGGGCAGGGATTTCACCGGTACAACATCAGACGCTGTCATAATCGCATCCGAAGGCGAGATCAAGCATACGTATGCCGGGACCTTCACCGAGCCTGGAAAACGCATCTACGCTGCCGCCCTCCATGGTGTTATGGAAGCGGTCAAGCGGCACGAGGATACGGTTAAAGCGACCGCTCCCACCTACTTCATCTACTCCAGATACAATGATCACGGATGGTTCGAATGGAAAAAAGAGGGATGTCCGTATTATCCCTGTCATTTCCCCGGCCAGTCCTGTGATTTCTGTTACTGCCCGTTCTATCCCTGTCATGATGAATCCCTCGGGGAATGGATCGACAGTTCATCAAACGGTCAGAAGGTGTGGGCATGTACTAACTGCCTGCTTCTCCACAAACCAAACGTTGCCGATTATCTGAAAAAACATCCAGACGCAACGCTTGATGAATTGAAAAAAGTAGACAAAGATACAAATCAATAATTTTTTTGACACCCGAATTTGACAGTTGCAGAATATTCCACGACAGGGAATGTCTCCCGACTGCTTAATTGATTTTTGAAAATAGGATATTTCCACCGCGTCGGGCTCCGCGCCGAAGTCGCCCTCCCGCACCCCTAAATAAGAACCAGAAATGGGCTATATCTAAATTGGGCTGATATTCCTGTTTTTGCAGAGGCAACTCTCTGACTACAGTTGAGTGAGAAAAGAATAAAAAAAATAGTGAAGGTAATTTGCGGGGGTTTTAGACCCAGCCGCGGACTTTCATACCTTCAACTACGCGGGAGACTGCAACAACGTATGCTGCCTGACGCATGTTGATCTTGTATTCTTTGGATGCTTTCAGGACTTCGTGATAGGACTTGGTCATTGCTGCATCGAGTTTTGCGTAGACGTCGTCGAGAGTCCAGTAGTGCATATACATATTCTGGACCATCTCGTAGTAAGATACAGTTACTCCGCCTGCATTGCACAGGAAGTCGGGGATAACGTGAACGCCGTTCTTGTAGAGGATTGCGTCTCCTTCCGGAGTGGTCGGGCCGTTTGCGAGTTCGCAGATGACCTTTGCCTTGACGGTCGGGGCGACCTTCTCGTTGATTGCTCCCTCATCGGGTGCTGCGGCGACAATGACATCAACAGGGAGTGCCATGACTTCATCGTTGGTGAGGGTCTTGAGACCTTTGTAGCCGACGACGGATTTGGTCTGTGCCTTGTGGGCTGCGACTGCTGCGATGTCAAGTCCGTTCTCATCGTAGATACCGCCTTTCGAATCGGTGACTGCGACGACTTTGGAGCCGAACATTTCCTGGACGAGCGTGGATGCGAATGCACCTGCGTTTCCGTATCCGAGGATTGCGACTTTTGCAGTCTTCAGGTCAATGTTGAGTTCTTTTGCTGCTTCACGGAGGGTGAACAGACCGCCTTTTGCGGTGGAGTCACCGCGGCCGAGTGAGCCGCCGATAACGAGTGGTTTGCCAGTCAGAAGACCGAACTGGTTCTTGCCCTGAATGGTGGAGTACTCATCCATCATCCATGCCATGATCTGACCGTCGGTGTATACATCCGGTGCCGGGACATCAGTGTCGGGACCGATGTTCTTCCAGATTGCACGGATATAACCGCGGCTCATGCGTTCAAGTTCGCCCTTGGACATTTCCTTCGGGTTGCAGATGATACCGCCCTTTCCTCCGCCGAGCGGAAGGTTCAGTACTGCGCATTTCCAGGTCATCCATGCTGAGAGAGCACGAACGGTGTCGATCGTCTCTTCAGGGTGATACCGGATTCCTCCCTTATAGAGTCCGAGTGCATTGTTGTACTGTACACGGAATCCCTGGAAAACCCGGGTGGTGCCGTCGTCCATCTTGACGGGGATAGATACCTGAATCTGTCTCTGCGGTTGCATGAGGATATCAACAACGCCCTGGTCGAGCTTGAGGATTTTTGCACAATCCATAAGCTGATGCTGGGCCATTTCAAACGGGTTTACCTTCGACATGGTTTGTTTCCTGCCAATCGCACGGAACTCTGGAGTTCAACTGCGTTGTGACAATTAATGTTGGGATTCTCACATATAAAACATATCGTGTTATTTCCGATTCAGGCCGAGATTCTCGATGCATTTCTAAAAATACTCTATAATTGCCGGGATTTTTATTTCAGGCTTTGAGCGAGGTATTTGCATGATACGTGTTAGCATGGCACCATTCACCCGGATGCAATAAAGAGAAAATAGATTGGAAAACGCGCATAAAAATAGGATTATGAATATTTATACCAGCGCCCCTTCTCGTCAACCGTGCCCTGCTGTGTTTGCTGCGAAGGCTGCGCGGGCAGGTTGAGGAGGCTGCGTTTGTAGAAGCAGGCCTTATAGGTTACAAAAATCGGCACGAATATTATCGCACAGATCGCGAGGGCCATACAACCCGATGAAATGATCTCCGGGCTGGTAAAGAGAGCCAGAAGTTCCTCCTGGGACATAGCCAGAATCTCGGATTCAGTCATCTGCGTGATCGGAGTCAGTACATCCACTGCTAAAAGCGACCATATCGCGGAAAAGATAAAGGACGCGGCGAAAAAGATCGCGACGTTAAATAGATAGAACGCCGTGACCGAGATCGAACCCGTGGTCACGCGGAGTGCGCTGTCTTTAATCGCCCGAAATGCCGCGTAATTATTCACCATTGCCGAGATGTCGGCAAAGTAGAAGAAGAACACCAGCGGGATGATCAGGAATATACTGAAGTAGAACGCAGTATCGACGGAAATGCCGAGCATCAGCAGAATATACGTCAGCGTGTTGGAAAGCACGAATCCGATCATGAGAACGACAACATTCGGGATAAGGCATCTGAAGTATCCGTAAACCGCATATTTTCTGAAATCGGCCGAGGATGATTTTTCCCCGATGACGATCCCGTAGGTTCCTGCGAGAAATGCCGGGAAGACCAGCAGAAGGATGATCCCTGCCGCTAATGCCGCTACCGACCCGAAAAGCGTGATGATGTAATAGGTAAACAGGATGGAAAATGCGGCAAAAAGCCCCGGCATCCAGACGAGCGGCTTTTTGACGAGCAGGCCAAGCGCTTCCGACAACGATTTGAGTGCCATCTCAGCGGTCCCGTGGCATCGCGACAAATTCCCTGACCTGCAGATCGAAGAAAGCAGCCGTGTGGGCAGGTTTGATCACGACTACCGTGTCGGCTCCCTCGATGGTCCCTCCAACCGCCATGACTTCGTCGGATACGGATATCACTCCCTGATCTGTAGCGATCAGCACGCACTCGACGGCGACCTTCATTCCGATCGCGACGGTTCTCCTGAAAGCTTCAGCAATGGCCTCGGTCCGGCTGCTGCCGCCGAGCTTCGGGTTCCGCGAGATCGCCCGCTCGAGACCGGAAAGAGAATGTGTGCCGCAGACGATCACGACGCCGGCAGCTCTAAGCTCCTCTGCAAGGGAGGGATCGAACTCCCAGACCCCTGGTTTTGAAAATCCCACCGCGTGGGCCACGACCACGAGACGAAGGTTCGTCCCCTTCATCGCCTCGAAAAATATTTTTGCCGTGTATCCTCCGGTACTTGCCACAACGATCGTTGAAAGCCCGAGTTCCTTGGCACGCTGTACGGCGATCTCTGCGCAGTCCCGGGTATTTTCTTTTCCCGGTTCGCTGAAGTATGTGATGGTTTTCTCGATTTTCATGTCTCTACTCCCGTTTAATTGTAAAATCTGTAAAATCGGTCAGAACATAACCTGTGCATTTCACATCCCTGATGATTGCACGCGGACAGGAGTAGGTCATGGCCAGGAACTTTTCGATGATGACCTCCTCGCCTGTCACAAGGACTCTGACCCTGCCGTCGGATAAATTCTCCACTTCTCCGCACAATCCTAAGTTTAATGCTGCATTTCTTACACAGGCGCGAAAGCCGACTTTTTGTACTCTTCCCGAGAAGAGGATCTCCATTGTCTGTTTCATGAGCGTCTGACCCGGTTATTATCTTTAGTATGTCATTCGATGTTTAATAACTCGTTTGTGCAACAAAAACCCTCTTCATCTAAAAGCACAAACATTACTAGTCAATCATGCTCGATATCAAATTCGTCAGAGCCCACCCCGAGGTCGTGCTGGCAGATCTGGAAAAACGCCAGGATGCCGAGAAACTTCTCTGGGTCGATACGGTTCTTGAACAGGATAAACTTTTCCGCGAACTCACCGTCAAAAACAATGAACTTCGCGCCAGAAGAAATCAGATAGCAAAAGAGATCAATGCTTACAAAAAAGAGGGGAAGGACCCCGCTCCTCTCTTTGCCGAAGCAAAGGCTCTGCCGGGACTGATCAAGGATAACGACGATATCATGGAAAAGGCGACCGAACAGGTAAGATATTACCTGATGCGTCTGCCAAATATCCTCCACGAGAGCGTTCCCTACGGAAAAGACGACACGGAAAATGTCGTCGTGAAGAAAGTGGGAACTCCCAGGTCCCTTGATTTCGAGCTGAAGAACCACGGGGAACTCGC from Methanocorpusculum labreanum Z includes:
- a CDS encoding acylphosphatase — encoded protein: MKQTMEILFSGRVQKVGFRACVRNAALNLGLCGEVENLSDGRVRVLVTGEEVIIEKFLAMTYSCPRAIIRDVKCTGYVLTDFTDFTIKRE
- a CDS encoding Glu/Leu/Phe/Val family dehydrogenase, which translates into the protein MSKVNPFEMAQHQLMDCAKILKLDQGVVDILMQPQRQIQVSIPVKMDDGTTRVFQGFRVQYNNALGLYKGGIRYHPEETIDTVRALSAWMTWKCAVLNLPLGGGKGGIICNPKEMSKGELERMSRGYIRAIWKNIGPDTDVPAPDVYTDGQIMAWMMDEYSTIQGKNQFGLLTGKPLVIGGSLGRGDSTAKGGLFTLREAAKELNIDLKTAKVAILGYGNAGAFASTLVQEMFGSKVVAVTDSKGGIYDENGLDIAAVAAHKAQTKSVVGYKGLKTLTNDEVMALPVDVIVAAAPDEGAINEKVAPTVKAKVICELANGPTTPEGDAILYKNGVHVIPDFLCNAGGVTVSYYEMVQNMYMHYWTLDDVYAKLDAAMTKSYHEVLKASKEYKINMRQAAYVVAVSRVVEGMKVRGWV
- a CDS encoding pyruvate kinase alpha/beta domain-containing protein, whose product is MKIEKTITYFSEPGKENTRDCAEIAVQRAKELGLSTIVVASTGGYTAKIFFEAMKGTNLRLVVVAHAVGFSKPGVWEFDPSLAEELRAAGVVIVCGTHSLSGLERAISRNPKLGGSSRTEAIAEAFRRTVAIGMKVAVECVLIATDQGVISVSDEVMAVGGTIEGADTVVVIKPAHTAAFFDLQVREFVAMPRDR